A genomic window from Flavobacterium hankyongi includes:
- a CDS encoding T9SS type B sorting domain-containing protein: MKSFLKLLTFLSFTISNAQYIQVDDTYTAQQLIQNVFASSGCANVSNVVVSGGNFGAEQSYGYFNQGTSTFPFANGIVLSTGKAVSAIGPNTGNSSEGDTSWSGDADLEQAISVNNTINATVIEFDFIPFTNNISFDYIFSSEQYLSSPSANQCGYTDGFAFLLKPVGSSTYQNLALVPGTNIPVSVNTIRGSGTICPPANEPYFDAFNGFNHPTTFNGQTKILKAKSVVTPGVTYHIKLVIADQGNNLYDSAIFLGGGSFQSSTDLGVDHLITTNNPYCAGENVTLNATQPGTNTYKWFKNGIDTGITTPTFPVTDNTNSNVVTYKVEVLINGSCLSTGEVKLQFAALPNLSNQVLVQCDDNNDGSAIFNLTKLDNLIKNGDTSLGNVSYYETIGGTAIVNTTSYTSIPKIIYAEVANSNGCKSTCQINLQIANNPVNSPVSYQKCDEDGTKNGITTFDLNAEITPIVTTGLPSGLTVQYYSSKVNATTENNALPNNFINTTANNQTIFARIINGPDCYGLVEVNLTVNYLDPINFNTETFGICQGSPLTLSVPNIYSNYSWLNVVSTTNEATISSSGNYSVVVTDANGCKATKNFIVKTSAPASNINAEITEFTGNENNSILITYTDNGGNYAFSIDQINYQSSPLFENVPAGEYTISVKDLNGCLPTPTKTIYVLDYPSFFTPNGDGYNDTWVIKNIKTKPNTLISVFDRFGKLVKQFNSNSEGWNGTFNGQNLPATDYWFTLTLTNGNIVRGHFALKR, encoded by the coding sequence ATGAAATCATTTTTAAAACTACTTACATTCTTAAGTTTTACAATTAGTAACGCTCAATACATTCAAGTTGATGATACTTATACAGCGCAACAACTTATTCAGAATGTCTTTGCAAGCAGTGGATGTGCAAATGTATCTAATGTAGTTGTTTCTGGAGGAAACTTTGGAGCAGAGCAAAGTTATGGTTATTTCAACCAAGGCACCAGTACATTTCCGTTTGCTAATGGTATAGTTTTAAGTACAGGAAAAGCAGTTTCTGCGATTGGTCCTAATACAGGAAACTCTAGCGAAGGGGATACTTCTTGGAGTGGTGATGCGGATTTAGAACAAGCCATTAGTGTTAACAATACAATCAATGCAACTGTCATTGAATTTGATTTCATTCCTTTTACAAACAATATAAGTTTTGATTATATTTTTTCATCAGAACAATATTTATCAAGTCCATCAGCAAATCAATGTGGTTATACTGATGGATTTGCGTTTTTACTTAAACCAGTAGGATCCTCAACTTATCAAAATTTGGCACTGGTACCAGGTACAAATATTCCTGTGAGTGTTAATACTATTAGAGGATCTGGAACAATTTGTCCTCCGGCAAACGAACCTTATTTTGATGCTTTCAACGGATTTAATCATCCAACAACTTTTAACGGTCAAACTAAAATTTTAAAAGCAAAATCAGTAGTAACGCCTGGAGTAACCTACCATATCAAATTAGTAATTGCTGACCAAGGAAATAATTTATACGATTCTGCTATATTTCTAGGTGGAGGAAGTTTTCAAAGTAGTACCGATTTAGGAGTAGATCATTTAATTACAACAAATAATCCTTATTGTGCAGGAGAAAATGTAACATTAAATGCAACACAACCTGGAACAAATACTTATAAATGGTTTAAGAATGGTATTGATACAGGAATTACAACACCAACATTCCCTGTAACGGATAATACTAATTCAAATGTTGTTACATATAAGGTAGAAGTTTTGATAAATGGTTCTTGTCTTTCTACTGGTGAAGTAAAATTGCAGTTTGCCGCTCTTCCCAATTTAAGTAATCAAGTTTTAGTCCAATGTGATGACAATAACGATGGTAGTGCTATTTTTAACCTTACAAAATTAGACAACTTAATAAAAAACGGCGACACTTCATTAGGAAATGTATCTTATTATGAAACTATTGGAGGTACAGCAATTGTCAATACAACATCATATACAAGTATTCCTAAGATTATTTATGCTGAAGTAGCAAATTCTAACGGATGTAAATCGACTTGCCAAATAAATTTACAAATTGCCAATAATCCTGTCAATTCTCCCGTTTCATACCAAAAATGTGATGAAGATGGTACTAAAAACGGAATAACAACCTTTGATTTAAATGCAGAAATAACTCCAATTGTAACAACTGGACTACCTTCAGGTTTAACAGTTCAATATTATTCTTCAAAAGTTAATGCTACAACAGAAAATAATGCACTTCCAAATAATTTTATAAATACAACTGCAAACAATCAAACCATTTTTGCTAGAATTATAAATGGTCCAGATTGCTATGGTTTAGTTGAAGTAAACTTAACAGTAAACTATCTGGATCCAATCAATTTTAATACCGAAACTTTTGGTATTTGTCAAGGAAGTCCTTTAACCTTAAGTGTTCCAAATATCTATAGCAATTATTCATGGTTAAATGTTGTAAGTACTACAAATGAAGCAACTATTTCTTCCTCTGGAAATTATTCAGTTGTAGTTACCGATGCTAACGGATGTAAAGCAACTAAAAACTTCATTGTTAAGACTTCTGCCCCTGCATCTAATATTAATGCAGAAATAACTGAGTTTACTGGCAATGAAAACAATTCAATTTTAATTACTTACACAGATAATGGAGGTAATTATGCATTCTCAATTGACCAAATAAATTATCAATCAAGTCCTTTATTTGAAAATGTTCCAGCTGGAGAGTATACTATTTCAGTTAAAGATCTAAATGGATGTCTTCCAACTCCAACAAAAACAATTTATGTTCTAGATTACCCTAGCTTTTTTACTCCAAACGGAGATGGTTATAACGATACTTGGGTAATTAAAAATATAAAAACGAAACCAAATACATTAATTAGCGTTTTTGATAGGTTTGGAAAGCTTGTAAAACAATTTAATTCTAATTCAGAAGGTTGGAATGGTACTTTTAATGGTCAAAATTTACCAGCAACAGATTATTGGTTTACTTTAACACTTACTAATGGAAATATAGTAAGAGGGCATTTCGCGCTTAAGAGATAA
- a CDS encoding T9SS type B sorting domain-containing protein yields the protein MKSKLLLLALFFSLNCFSQFSKTHYIPPLSNTDAYETLGQYMYISTPSITDINYRVIAIGGAVTTGTVRRDNPQTVFIGTGSDTQLLANGHDVSTILNDKGYIVEADDLIYVTVRLTAASNNHAGGLVSKGLAALGTQFRIGAMINTGIATDSRHYTFASILATENNTVISFSDIKPGVILNNNTAAGNTPANVTLNAGESYIISAEGPHLQNADGLIGALISSTKPVAVNCGSYGGSNGTISNNSDIGFDQIVSAERTGTEYIFIRGDGEDVIERPTIVANENNTEVFLNGNTTPFIVLNAGEYVALNGSQFSVLNNLYVKTSKKAFAYQGIGGSTQANQNMHFLPPLSCETPKAINNIPFINSVGSNPSFTGTVCLVTETGASLDFIINGTNHTLTNLPPGVVANGPFNVTGNPLYQTYMINGLTGNVSVFSSKSVYLSYYGSSGAATYGGFYSGFTFKPEISFNKITVTSTNCIPNVKLAVNSITSFDTFEWFFNGVLIPGAITNEYTPTQPGYYKVKASISGCGTPIESDEIPVSSCPTNIDGDLANDNIDIDNNNNGILNCAESYGNQDINIVNPNSGLVSVGTYNNTFTGLITNSLPTATTPFIGNANGSFVTEIPAGKGYYVSYKQTYAQPINITLEYPLTANATDLINANAEYVVNADTNKTVTVLNPTNQLLIDTNYDGIYESGVTEFSSFEIRFRLNGSVPLAAGTGTFKFQSYQTSTFKVTHKNLLDSTGNKSTFKLTATCVPNDTDGDGIPNQLDSDNDNDGILDITEVQGNNALALSNADTNSNGLDNAFEPGLTPVDTDLDLIPDYLDLDSDNDGITDLNEGIVDTDNDGIKNYRDLDSDNDLCNDVIEAGFLDGNSDGILGALTPPTVNQNGLVTSGVGYTTPNLNYIVSAPIEITQQPQTNPTCELETATITVADNGGNTYQWQLSTDNGATWSNLSNNTIYSNVTTNTLSVNNITNAMSSYKYRVRLDKTGNSCGLLSNDTSLSILALPVVSSPITIVQCDDNLDGIATVNLTVNNSQISVDAATQTFTYYTSQTDAQNENTATQITNPTAYLNSASPGFFTVWTRVENANGCFRIAQINVQVITTQIPASYTQTFNVCDDYIDAANPDTDGFATFDVSSVTIDLTTNVLPAGTYSIKYYRNVADRDSQLNAIANPSNFRNDIPNAQVIWARVDSSVSNACFGYAKINLVVNPLPSIDLTDQDYICSDNPLYLITLNAGINDGSSTANYTYKWFKNTVEVVGQTGSTLQVNQEGVYTVEVTTSFNCSRTRTITVTKSNAAVFLGTTIIDLQEENTVTINVTGDGNYVYSLDNELGPFQESNTFYEVSPGIHTAYVKDLFGCRTSQETVNVVGAPKFFTPNGDGYHDHWNIIGFSKTFNANAKIHIYNRYGKLMKQISATDQGWNGTFNGEPQPADDYWYTLELENGRTAKGHFTLKR from the coding sequence ATGAAATCAAAGTTACTTTTATTAGCCTTATTTTTTAGTTTAAATTGTTTTTCTCAGTTTAGTAAAACACATTATATTCCGCCTTTATCAAATACCGATGCCTATGAAACATTAGGCCAATACATGTATATTTCTACTCCGAGTATTACAGATATAAATTATAGAGTAATCGCCATTGGAGGAGCCGTTACTACAGGAACTGTAAGAAGAGACAATCCTCAAACAGTATTTATTGGAACAGGTTCAGATACTCAATTATTAGCTAATGGCCATGATGTAAGTACAATTCTAAACGATAAAGGCTATATAGTTGAAGCTGATGATCTGATTTATGTAACTGTAAGATTGACCGCAGCTAGTAACAACCACGCTGGAGGATTGGTTTCCAAAGGACTGGCAGCATTAGGAACTCAGTTTAGAATTGGTGCTATGATAAATACTGGAATAGCTACAGATTCCAGACACTATACATTTGCTTCAATTTTAGCTACAGAAAATAATACGGTCATTTCTTTTAGTGATATAAAACCTGGGGTTATACTTAACAACAATACAGCAGCAGGCAATACTCCTGCGAATGTAACATTAAATGCTGGCGAAAGTTACATTATCTCTGCAGAAGGACCCCATCTACAAAATGCTGACGGCTTAATTGGAGCTTTAATATCTTCAACCAAGCCTGTGGCAGTAAATTGTGGTTCTTATGGAGGGTCTAATGGAACTATTAGCAACAACTCTGATATTGGTTTCGATCAAATTGTTTCTGCAGAAAGAACAGGAACAGAATATATATTTATTAGAGGTGATGGTGAAGATGTTATTGAACGACCAACAATTGTTGCAAACGAAAATAACACCGAAGTATTTTTAAATGGAAATACTACTCCTTTTATAGTTTTAAATGCTGGTGAATATGTAGCCTTAAATGGTTCTCAATTTTCTGTTTTAAACAACTTATATGTTAAAACTTCAAAAAAAGCTTTTGCATATCAAGGAATTGGAGGAAGTACACAGGCCAATCAAAACATGCATTTTTTACCTCCACTTAGTTGTGAAACTCCAAAAGCAATAAACAACATTCCTTTTATTAATTCAGTAGGCTCAAATCCGAGTTTCACAGGAACAGTTTGCTTAGTTACTGAAACAGGTGCTTCTCTAGATTTCATAATTAATGGTACAAACCATACTTTAACTAATCTTCCACCTGGAGTAGTAGCTAATGGTCCATTTAATGTTACAGGAAATCCATTATATCAAACCTATATGATAAATGGTTTAACGGGCAATGTGTCTGTATTTTCAAGTAAATCAGTTTATTTATCTTACTATGGTTCGTCAGGCGCAGCTACATATGGAGGGTTTTATTCTGGATTTACATTCAAGCCAGAAATATCATTCAATAAAATTACAGTAACATCAACTAATTGTATTCCTAATGTAAAACTAGCTGTAAATAGTATTACTTCATTTGACACTTTTGAATGGTTTTTTAATGGTGTTTTAATTCCTGGAGCAATTACTAATGAATACACACCAACCCAACCAGGGTATTACAAAGTAAAAGCTAGTATTTCTGGTTGTGGAACACCAATTGAATCAGATGAAATTCCAGTAAGTTCATGTCCTACTAATATTGATGGAGATTTAGCAAATGATAATATTGATATAGACAACAATAATAACGGCATTTTAAACTGCGCAGAATCTTATGGAAATCAAGATATCAATATTGTAAATCCAAATTCAGGACTTGTTTCTGTAGGAACTTACAATAATACCTTTACTGGATTAATTACTAATTCATTACCAACTGCAACAACACCATTTATTGGCAATGCAAATGGCAGTTTTGTAACGGAAATACCCGCAGGAAAAGGTTATTATGTATCATATAAACAAACCTATGCTCAACCTATAAATATAACTTTAGAATATCCATTAACTGCAAATGCAACTGATTTGATTAATGCTAATGCAGAATATGTTGTTAATGCTGATACGAATAAAACTGTAACTGTACTTAATCCAACAAATCAATTATTAATTGACACTAATTATGATGGAATTTATGAAAGTGGTGTTACAGAATTTTCATCATTTGAAATTCGTTTCAGATTAAATGGTAGTGTTCCATTAGCAGCAGGAACAGGAACATTTAAATTTCAATCGTATCAAACATCAACATTCAAAGTAACACACAAAAACTTACTTGATTCAACAGGCAACAAATCAACTTTTAAATTAACAGCTACTTGTGTTCCAAATGATACAGATGGTGATGGTATTCCAAATCAATTAGATTCCGATAACGACAATGATGGTATTTTAGACATCACAGAAGTGCAAGGAAACAATGCGCTTGCTTTATCAAATGCTGATACTAATTCAAACGGCTTAGATAATGCTTTCGAACCAGGCTTAACACCTGTCGATACTGATTTAGATTTAATTCCAGATTATTTAGATCTTGATTCAGACAATGATGGAATTACAGATTTAAATGAAGGAATTGTTGATACAGACAATGACGGAATTAAAAATTATAGAGATTTAGATTCTGATAACGATTTATGTAATGATGTTATTGAAGCAGGGTTTTTAGACGGAAATAGTGATGGAATTTTAGGAGCACTAACGCCCCCAACTGTCAACCAAAATGGATTGGTAACAAGCGGTGTAGGATACACAACTCCAAATTTAAATTATATTGTTTCTGCTCCAATAGAAATCACGCAACAACCACAGACAAATCCAACATGTGAATTAGAAACAGCTACAATTACTGTTGCTGACAATGGAGGAAATACTTATCAATGGCAATTATCTACAGATAATGGTGCAACATGGAGTAATTTATCAAACAACACTATATATTCAAATGTTACTACAAACACTTTGTCTGTAAACAACATTACTAATGCAATGAGTAGTTATAAATATAGAGTTCGTTTAGACAAAACAGGAAATTCTTGTGGATTATTATCAAATGATACTTCCTTATCAATCCTTGCACTACCTGTTGTAAGTTCACCTATTACGATTGTACAATGTGACGATAATCTTGACGGAATTGCAACAGTAAATTTAACAGTTAACAATTCTCAAATATCTGTTGATGCTGCAACACAAACATTTACTTATTACACGAGTCAAACGGATGCACAAAACGAAAATACAGCAACTCAAATTACAAATCCTACAGCTTATCTGAATTCTGCTTCCCCAGGATTTTTCACTGTGTGGACAAGAGTTGAAAATGCTAACGGATGCTTTAGAATAGCTCAGATAAATGTTCAGGTAATTACTACACAAATTCCTGCTTCATACACACAAACATTTAATGTTTGTGATGATTATATCGATGCAGCGAATCCTGATACAGACGGTTTCGCAACTTTTGACGTATCTTCAGTTACAATTGATTTAACAACTAACGTGCTTCCTGCAGGGACATATTCAATAAAATACTATAGAAATGTAGCTGATAGAGACTCACAATTAAACGCTATTGCAAATCCATCAAACTTTAGAAATGACATCCCGAATGCACAAGTAATATGGGCACGTGTCGATAGCTCAGTAAGTAATGCTTGTTTTGGTTATGCTAAAATAAATTTAGTTGTTAATCCTCTTCCAAGTATAGACTTGACTGATCAAGATTATATTTGTTCAGATAACCCATTATATTTAATTACATTAAACGCTGGAATCAATGATGGAAGTTCTACAGCAAATTACACTTATAAATGGTTTAAAAATACTGTAGAGGTAGTTGGTCAAACAGGTTCAACTTTACAAGTGAATCAAGAAGGAGTATATACAGTTGAAGTGACTACAAGTTTTAATTGCTCTAGAACAAGAACTATAACTGTTACCAAATCTAATGCTGCTGTTTTTCTTGGAACGACTATCATAGATTTACAAGAAGAGAATACGGTTACAATTAATGTTACAGGAGATGGTAATTATGTTTACAGCTTGGATAATGAGCTAGGTCCATTTCAAGAGAGTAATACATTTTACGAAGTTTCTCCTGGTATTCATACAGCTTATGTAAAAGACTTATTTGGCTGTAGAACTTCTCAAGAAACTGTAAACGTGGTTGGTGCTCCTAAATTCTTCACTCCTAATGGTGATGGATATCATGATCATTGGAATATTATTGGCTTTAGTAAAACATTTAATGCTAATGCCAAAATTCACATTTATAACAGATATGGTAAACTAATGAAACAAATAAGTGCTACTGATCAAGGTTGGAACGGAACATTTAATGGAGAACCTCAACCAGCTGATGATTATTGGTATACTTTAGAATTAGAAAATGGACGCACAGCAAAAGGACATTTTACTTTAAAACGATAA
- a CDS encoding GlsB/YeaQ/YmgE family stress response membrane protein produces the protein MGIIVTLIIGAIAGWLGSQIFKGSSLGLIGNIVVGILGSFVGSWVFGKLGISIGSGLIGSIITGAFGAIVILAVLNLIFKSK, from the coding sequence ATGGGAATTATTGTAACATTAATTATTGGTGCTATTGCAGGTTGGCTTGGTAGTCAAATTTTTAAAGGGAGTAGTTTAGGATTAATTGGCAACATTGTTGTTGGAATTTTAGGAAGCTTTGTTGGTTCTTGGGTTTTTGGTAAGCTTGGTATCAGTATTGGTAGCGGACTTATTGGTTCAATTATAACTGGAGCTTTTGGAGCAATAGTAATTTTAGCAGTTCTCAATTTAATTTTCAAATCAAAATAA
- the typA gene encoding translational GTPase TypA, whose translation MESIRNIAIIAHVDHGKTTLVDKIMYHCQLFRENENTGDLILDNNDLERERGITITSKNVSVTYKGTKINIIDTPGHADFGGEVERVLNMADGVCLLVDAFEGPMPQTRFVLQKAIDLGLKPCVVINKVDKENCTPEEVHEKVFDLMFELGATEEQLDFPTVYGSAKNNWMSEDWKNQTENIEPLLDMVLNNVPAPKVSEGTPQMLITSLDFSSFTGRIAIGRLQRGVLKEGMNVSLVKRDGSISKSKIKELHTFEGLGRKKVTEVVAGDICAIVGLEGFEIGDTVADFENPEALASIAIDEPTMSMLFTINDSPFFGKEGKFVTSRHVKDRLTKELEKNLALRVNETDSADKFMVFGRGVLHLSVLIETMRREGYELQIGQPQVIIKEIDGVKCEPIEELTIDLPENVSGKAVEFVTVRKGEMLSMEPRGERMIIKFIIPSRGIIGLRNQLLTATAGEAIMAHRFLEYQPYKGEIAGRINGSLISMENGKAIPYSINKLQDRGKFFVDPNEDVYEGQVIGENSRGDDMVVNITKTKQLTNFRSAGADDKTRIVPAIKFTLEEALEYIQKDEYVEVTPKSLRLRKIYLNENDRKRFKIA comes from the coding sequence ATGGAATCAATTAGAAATATTGCGATTATTGCGCACGTTGACCACGGAAAGACTACGTTGGTTGATAAAATCATGTATCACTGTCAGTTATTTCGTGAAAACGAAAACACAGGTGATTTAATTTTGGATAACAATGACCTTGAACGCGAGCGCGGAATTACAATTACTTCTAAGAACGTTTCGGTAACTTACAAAGGAACAAAAATCAACATTATCGATACTCCGGGTCACGCCGATTTTGGTGGTGAAGTAGAGCGTGTATTGAATATGGCTGATGGTGTTTGTTTATTGGTAGATGCTTTTGAAGGACCAATGCCACAAACACGTTTCGTATTACAAAAAGCAATCGACTTAGGTTTAAAACCATGTGTTGTAATCAATAAAGTTGATAAAGAGAACTGTACTCCTGAAGAAGTTCATGAAAAAGTTTTCGACTTAATGTTCGAATTAGGTGCTACTGAAGAGCAGTTAGATTTCCCTACTGTTTATGGTTCTGCTAAGAACAACTGGATGAGCGAAGACTGGAAAAATCAGACTGAAAACATTGAGCCGTTATTAGACATGGTTTTAAATAATGTGCCAGCTCCAAAAGTTTCTGAAGGTACTCCTCAAATGTTAATCACTTCATTAGACTTCTCTTCTTTTACTGGTCGTATCGCTATTGGTCGTTTACAAAGAGGTGTTTTAAAAGAAGGAATGAATGTTTCTTTAGTAAAACGTGACGGTTCTATTTCTAAATCAAAAATTAAAGAGTTACATACTTTTGAAGGTTTAGGACGTAAGAAAGTTACTGAAGTTGTTGCAGGTGATATTTGTGCTATTGTTGGTTTAGAAGGATTTGAAATTGGTGATACTGTTGCTGATTTTGAAAACCCAGAGGCTTTAGCTTCAATTGCTATCGATGAGCCTACAATGAGTATGTTGTTTACAATTAACGATTCACCTTTCTTTGGTAAAGAAGGTAAATTTGTTACTTCTAGACACGTAAAAGATAGATTGACAAAAGAATTAGAGAAAAATTTAGCGTTACGCGTTAATGAAACTGATTCTGCAGATAAATTCATGGTATTTGGACGTGGGGTATTACACTTATCAGTTTTAATTGAAACTATGCGTCGTGAAGGATATGAGTTACAAATTGGTCAGCCACAAGTAATCATCAAAGAAATTGATGGAGTTAAATGTGAGCCAATCGAAGAATTAACTATTGACTTACCAGAAAACGTTTCAGGTAAAGCGGTAGAATTCGTAACAGTTCGTAAGGGTGAAATGTTGAGTATGGAACCAAGAGGTGAGCGTATGATTATTAAATTTATCATTCCTTCACGTGGTATTATTGGTTTACGTAACCAATTATTAACGGCTACGGCTGGTGAAGCTATCATGGCACACCGTTTCTTAGAATACCAACCATACAAAGGAGAAATTGCTGGACGTATCAACGGTTCATTAATTTCAATGGAAAATGGTAAAGCAATTCCTTACTCTATCAATAAATTACAAGATCGTGGTAAATTCTTCGTAGATCCAAATGAAGATGTTTATGAAGGTCAGGTTATTGGTGAGAATTCAAGAGGTGATGATATGGTTGTTAATATCACTAAAACTAAGCAGTTAACAAACTTCCGTTCTGCTGGTGCTGATGATAAGACTAGAATTGTTCCTGCTATCAAATTCACTTTAGAAGAAGCTTTAGAGTACATTCAAAAAGATGAATATGTAGAGGTTACTCCTAAGTCATTACGTTTACGTAAAATTTACTTAAACGAAAATGATAGAAAGCGTTTTAAAATAGCTTAA